A single Mangrovimonas sp. YM274 DNA region contains:
- a CDS encoding VOC family protein yields the protein MENKQSPMLGLRTVVYMVEDLEKAKAWYAKAFNAQPYYDTPYYVGFNIGGYELGLHPKEKVQGTDNGTVQTYWGVEDIQKVYGSLIEMGASKHEEPNNVGGDIAVASVYDPWKNIIGIIYNPEFKLPK from the coding sequence ATGGAAAATAAACAATCACCAATGTTGGGTCTTCGTACGGTGGTATACATGGTGGAAGACCTTGAAAAAGCCAAGGCATGGTATGCCAAGGCCTTCAATGCGCAGCCATATTACGATACCCCTTATTATGTGGGATTTAATATTGGCGGCTACGAATTGGGCCTGCATCCCAAAGAAAAGGTACAAGGCACCGATAATGGTACTGTGCAAACCTACTGGGGTGTTGAGGATATTCAAAAGGTGTATGGTTCCTTAATTGAAATGGGTGCTAGCAAGCATGAAGAACCTAATAATGTTGGAGGCGACATAGCCGTAGCGAGTGTGTATGATCCTTGGAAAAATATCATTGGAATTATTTATAATCCAGAATTTAAACTACCAAAATAG
- a CDS encoding enoyl-CoA hydratase-related protein → MSSIELKIENNIAYITLNRPEVFNSFNREMALKLQETLDNCETNEEVRAIVLTGNGKAFCAGQDLKEVTSPELNPGFKKILEEHYNPIITRIRHIEKPIIGAVNGVAAGAGANIALACDVVVAHEQVSFIQAFSLIGLIPDSAGTFFLPRLIGFQKASALAMLGDKVPAEEAERLGMIYKVLPLESFEEEVSKLALKMANMPTKALGLIKKSLNQSLTNNLEEQLALESKYQIEAAGTEDYAEGVSAFVEKRKPTFKGK, encoded by the coding sequence ATGAGTTCAATTGAATTGAAAATTGAAAATAATATAGCCTATATCACACTTAACCGTCCAGAAGTATTCAATAGTTTCAATCGCGAAATGGCCTTGAAACTTCAAGAGACTCTGGATAATTGTGAAACAAATGAAGAGGTAAGAGCCATTGTGTTGACTGGAAACGGAAAGGCATTTTGTGCGGGACAGGATTTAAAGGAAGTTACTTCACCAGAATTGAACCCTGGCTTCAAGAAAATATTGGAAGAACACTACAATCCAATCATCACCCGAATTCGACATATAGAAAAACCGATTATAGGTGCTGTAAATGGCGTAGCTGCTGGAGCAGGTGCCAATATAGCTTTAGCTTGTGATGTTGTGGTAGCCCATGAGCAGGTAAGCTTTATTCAGGCTTTTAGTTTGATTGGTTTGATTCCAGACAGTGCCGGGACTTTCTTTTTACCAAGATTGATTGGCTTCCAAAAGGCGTCTGCCTTGGCTATGTTGGGAGATAAAGTGCCTGCAGAAGAAGCCGAGCGTTTAGGGATGATTTATAAAGTATTGCCATTAGAAAGTTTTGAGGAAGAAGTATCCAAACTGGCCTTAAAAATGGCAAACATGCCAACCAAAGCTTTGGGATTGATCAAGAAAAGTTTGAATCAATCCTTGACCAACAACTTGGAAGAGCAGTTGGCTTTGGAATCAAAATATCAAATTGAAGCTGCGGGAACCGAGGATTATGCTGAAGGGGTTTCTGCATTTGTAGAGAAAAGAAAACCAACTTTTAAAGGAAAGTAA
- a CDS encoding 3-hydroxyacyl-CoA dehydrogenase NAD-binding domain-containing protein, which produces MNVGIIGSGTMGSGIAQVAATAGCTVKLYDTNEAALEKARLSLEKILTRLVEKGRIDTHEKLRIQSNIQYVDTLKELADSNLTIEAIVENLDIKKKVFSELESYVADDCIIASNTSSLSIASIAASLQKPERCIGIHFFNPAPLMKLVEVIPAVQTSKDVLDLAVKTISDWNKTVAVAKDTPGFIVNRVARPFYGEALRIYEEGIADFATIDWSLKTTGGFRMGPFELMDFIGNDVNYTVTETVFTSFYFDPRYKPSFTQKRLSEAGYLGRKTGKGYYDYSEGVEMPAPTEDKALAQQIFDRVLVMLINEAADALFLNIASAEDIDNAMTKGVNYPKGLLAWAHEKGIAWCVAKLDELYNEYHEDRYRCSPLLRKMNKENKSFF; this is translated from the coding sequence ATGAACGTAGGAATCATAGGAAGCGGCACCATGGGGAGTGGCATAGCACAAGTGGCGGCCACTGCAGGATGTACCGTTAAATTATATGATACCAATGAAGCAGCTTTGGAAAAAGCAAGATTGTCATTGGAAAAAATATTGACCAGATTAGTGGAAAAGGGGCGCATTGATACTCATGAAAAATTGAGGATTCAAAGCAATATACAATATGTGGATACCTTAAAGGAATTGGCAGATTCCAACCTTACCATTGAAGCGATTGTTGAGAATTTGGACATCAAGAAAAAGGTTTTTTCAGAATTGGAAAGCTATGTGGCAGATGACTGTATCATCGCCTCAAACACTTCTTCTTTATCCATAGCTTCCATTGCGGCCTCGCTTCAAAAGCCAGAGCGTTGCATTGGAATTCACTTTTTTAACCCAGCGCCGCTGATGAAGTTGGTAGAGGTGATTCCTGCCGTGCAAACTTCCAAGGACGTTTTGGATTTGGCGGTAAAAACCATTTCCGATTGGAATAAAACCGTGGCGGTTGCTAAAGATACCCCAGGATTTATTGTGAATCGTGTAGCCCGTCCATTTTATGGGGAAGCCTTGCGAATTTATGAAGAAGGGATTGCCGATTTTGCAACCATTGATTGGAGCTTAAAAACCACTGGAGGTTTCCGTATGGGGCCTTTTGAGTTGATGGATTTCATAGGGAATGACGTTAATTATACCGTAACAGAAACAGTATTTACATCTTTCTATTTCGATCCTAGATACAAACCGTCTTTTACGCAAAAGCGTTTGAGTGAAGCAGGGTATTTAGGTAGAAAAACCGGGAAGGGTTATTACGATTATTCCGAAGGAGTTGAAATGCCTGCTCCAACAGAGGATAAAGCATTGGCCCAGCAGATTTTTGACCGTGTCTTGGTGATGCTGATCAACGAAGCGGCGGATGCTTTGTTTTTAAACATAGCCTCTGCAGAAGATATTGACAATGCCATGACCAAAGGGGTAAATTATCCTAAAGGTCTGTTGGCATGGGCCCATGAAAAAGGAATCGCTTGGTGTGTGGCCAAGTTGGATGAGCTTTATAACGAGTATCATGAAGATCGTTACAGGTGCAGTCCATTATTGCGTAAAATGAACAAAGAAAACAAAAGCTTTTTTTAA
- a CDS encoding PaaI family thioesterase: MQGEQIPHKMLHQDPFSTWLGIEILECEIGRCKVGMTVRKEMLNSMGKAHGGISYSLADTAFGFAANTHGRFSVSIETSINHIEALNEGDYLVAESVIEKVNNKLGFNIVEVKRGDELVALFKGVVYRTQKEWE, encoded by the coding sequence ATGCAGGGCGAACAAATACCGCACAAAATGTTGCACCAAGATCCGTTTAGTACTTGGTTGGGCATAGAAATTTTGGAATGCGAAATTGGTCGCTGCAAAGTAGGGATGACCGTTAGAAAGGAAATGCTCAACAGCATGGGCAAAGCACATGGAGGCATTAGTTATTCGCTTGCAGATACAGCCTTTGGCTTTGCAGCAAATACCCATGGTAGATTTTCGGTTTCCATTGAAACCAGTATCAATCATATCGAAGCCTTAAACGAGGGTGATTATTTGGTAGCGGAGTCCGTGATAGAAAAAGTAAATAACAAATTAGGCTTCAATATTGTTGAAGTAAAGCGAGGCGATGAATTGGTAGCACTGTTCAAAGGTGTGGTGTATCGCACTCAAAAAGAATGGGAATGA